In Nostoc sphaeroides, the genomic window GTTTTTAATGAATCCTGCGGGGATTGTCTTTGGTAAAGATGCGGCGTTGAATATTGGCGGATCGTTTATCGGAACTACGGCAAACAGCATTCAGTTTGCTGATGGGCTGGAGTTTAGTGCAGTAAATTCAACGGCACCACCATTATTAACTATGAGTGTACCCATTGGTTTGCAACTGGGTAGTTCTGCAAGTCAGATCCAGGTACAAGGTAAAGGTAATGATTACATTGTACCTACCAATAATTTAGGAATAGTAGCAAGTCCGGGAAAGACCATCGCCTTAGTTGGCGGAGATATCACATTTACAGGTGGTGTAATTACTGCCCCTGTGGGTCGAATTGAAATTAGTGCAGTGGGTAGTGGCACAGTGAGCCTGACACCGACACCCGCAGGATGGCAGCTAGGTTATGCACAAGTGGAAGATTTTCGAGATATTAACTTTACACAGCGTTCCTCCCTGTGGAATCCCTACCCTGTGGGCAATCCTTTTGGTGGTATTCAAGTGGTGGGTAGGGATATTCACCTGAATCAATCCCAAATTGCCGCAGTCACCGCCGGCACCGGACAAGGTGGTAATATTACAGTGAATGCAGCGCGATCGCTCTTTTTAGGTGGTGTCAATGCCAATGCTTATGCTCCCAGTGCTTGGATTGTCAATCAGGTAGCGCCCAAAGCGATGGGGAACGGGGGAGCAGTGAATATTCAAGCCGGACGATTGACTTTAAAAGATGGTGCAGCAATTGAAACCCTGAGCCTGGGTGCAGGAGCCGCAGGCAAAGTAGAAGTACGAGCAGATACTATTACCGCCAGTGGTGCGGTTGCTCTAAAATCTCCCTTAGCACCGATTGGGAGCAGCAATAGCCGTATTAGCAGTGAAACTTACGCATCAGGATCTGGGGGAGATGTGACTGTAGCGGCGCGGCAACTAACTCTCTTTGAAAGTGGGGGAATTTTAACGGCTGTCTTTCCTGGGGCTACTGGGCGTGGTGGCAATATCTCCGTCAATGTGGCAGAAGATATTTCGGTGATCGCAGCACATCCCATCAGCTTCACTGCTAGTGGAATTAATGCTTACACATTAGGAGTTAGCAATGGCGGCAATATCAATGTCTCTACAGGGACATTACACCTCTTAGATGGAGGAGCAATTTTCTCCGGTTCTATTCGGCTCGCTGGAATACCCGGAACCGGTGTCGGGAATGCGGGCGATATAACGGTAGTGGCACGGCAAGCCATAGATATGGCAGGTACATACCCAATTTCACCAACCGTCATTAGCACTATCGCTAACTTTACTACAGGCTCAGGGAATGGAGGTAATCTGTCTGTGACTACGCCAAACTTGACACTACAAGCTGGAGCCATCTTGGCGGCAAGTAGTTTGCCAGTAGTGAGCATATTTGGCGACACTAAACAGTCTAATAATTTAGGAAATGGTGGTAACGTCACCGTGAATGTGGCAGATCGCCTAACCATCACAGGGATAAATCAATTCACTAAAGCTCCGACTGTTCTAGGAAGCAACACATTAGGAAATGGTGCAGCTGGGGATGTGACAGTTCGAGCCAATCACTTGGTTATCCAAGATGGTGCATCAATCAATACAATCACTCAATCTACGGGCAATGCAGGCAAATTAACTGTCCAGGCAAATGACATTTTAATAGAAGGGAAGAATATCTTCAGTTCTGGGATTGCTGCTAGCGCACCCATTACAGATAAGACTACTAGGCAATTTTATGGTTTACCGGATGCTCCTACGGGTAATGCAGGTAGGTTGAGCATCACTACAAACAGCCTCATAGTACGCGATAATGGCTACGTGAACCTTGCCAACGATGGGACAGGTAATGCTGGACAATTAAGCATCCAAGCAGATCAAGTTTCTTTGGATAACGGTCGGATTCGGGCAACCACAAGCTCTGGGCAAGGTGGCGATATAAATTTAAATGTTGCAAATATTCTCTTGCTCCGTCATGGCAGTAAGATAACAGCAGAAGCAGGTGGTAGTGGAAACGGTGGTAACATCACCATTAAGGC contains:
- a CDS encoding filamentous hemagglutinin N-terminal domain-containing protein, whose translation is MRAMSTTGYAYAFLSTLTIGLFTPGMMRSAYAQVISDGTTNTIVNPSGNNFNILNGIEKGNNLFHSFTNFSVPINGSATFDLVNTPNITTIFSRVTGGNISNIDGLIRTANTSKPISLFLMNPAGIVFGKDAALNIGGSFIGTTANSIQFADGLEFSAVNSTAPPLLTMSVPIGLQLGSSASQIQVQGKGNDYIVPTNNLGIVASPGKTIALVGGDITFTGGVITAPVGRIEISAVGSGTVSLTPTPAGWQLGYAQVEDFRDINFTQRSSLWNPYPVGNPFGGIQVVGRDIHLNQSQIAAVTAGTGQGGNITVNAARSLFLGGVNANAYAPSAWIVNQVAPKAMGNGGAVNIQAGRLTLKDGAAIETLSLGAGAAGKVEVRADTITASGAVALKSPLAPIGSSNSRISSETYASGSGGDVTVAARQLTLFESGGILTAVFPGATGRGGNISVNVAEDISVIAAHPISFTASGINAYTLGVSNGGNINVSTGTLHLLDGGAIFSGSIRLAGIPGTGVGNAGDITVVARQAIDMAGTYPISPTVISTIANFTTGSGNGGNLSVTTPNLTLQAGAILAASSLPVVSIFGDTKQSNNLGNGGNVTVNVADRLTITGINQFTKAPTVLGSNTLGNGAAGDVTVRANHLVIQDGASINTITQSTGNAGKLTVQANDILIEGKNIFSSGIAASAPITDKTTRQFYGLPDAPTGNAGRLSITTNSLIVRDNGYVNLANDGTGNAGQLSIQADQVSLDNGRIRATTSSGQGGDINLNVANILLLRHGSKITAEAGGSGNGGNITIKAPFIIGLENSDIIANAFEGKGGNIQITTQGIFGLKYRTQLTSENDITASSQFGVNGNVQITNPDVDPNSGLMQLPINLVDASQQIATGCTSNEGSRFVATGRGGVPQNPNQQIGSDRTWSDIRDLSAYRSTQTVQAQIPKSPEVLVQATGWRRNAQDKIEIFADKSPPGVQPALTCAAVTKS